From a single Mycosarcoma maydis chromosome 2, whole genome shotgun sequence genomic region:
- a CDS encoding uncharacterized protein (related to GRH1 - acetylated protein, involved in ER to Golgi transport): MGASESKLRVDDSNEAPRQGYHVVRVAAGSPAHLAGIEPFFDFCVGIDGVALDPSKDVDGGGDATGLGAWKSLEEREGTQVILNVWNSKRQQLRQVSLVPSREWSSQPSTSSINGTSSRATSQPSLLGLSLRLCNPSQALSHVWHILEILEGSPAESAGLVPFGDFVIGWPGGVLQAEGDFYELVEAHTDRALRLYVYNSDYDHTREVIIVPNREWGGEGLLGCGVGYGLLHRIPKPQDLPKVPPEMSSHDDQEPPNSEDQLKTPRIGGPPSAFATPTGTSRFDEDEFSTPLANPLSANPRAAASNGFQGRQLYGDSHEQDELDDDDQDYEANRSGVTVSMRREEDQDQGDITDFA, translated from the coding sequence ATGGGTGCTTCTGAATCCAAACTCCGAGTAGACGACTCGAACGAAGCACCGAGGCAAGGATACCACGTTGTACGAGTTGCGGCTGGCTCACCCGCTCACCTTGCCGGCATCGAGCCGTTTTTCGACTTTTGCGTTGGAATCGATGGCGTAGCGCTTGATCCGTCAAAGGACGTCGACGGCGGAGGCGACGCTACAGGATTGGGAGCGTGGAAGAGTCTGGAAGAGCGCGAGGGAACACAAGTCATTCTGAATGTATGGAACTCGAAACGTCAGCAACTGCGTCAAGTCAGCCTTGTACCATCAAGAGAATGGTCATCTCAGCCGTcgaccagcagcatcaaTGGTACCAGTTCACGAGCAACTTCGCAACCTTCGCTTTTAGGACTCTCTCTGAGGCTATGCAACCCATCCCAAGCACTTTCGCATGTGTGGCATATCTTGGAGATCCTTGAAGGCTCACCTGCTGAGTCTGCTGGTCTGGTTCCCTTTGGAGACTTTGTCATTGGCTGGCCTGGTGGCGTTTTGCAGGCCGAAGGCGACTTTTACGAGCTTGTGGAAGCACATACCGACCGTGCATTGCGGCTGTACGTGTACAATTCCGACTATGATCACACAAGAGAGGTCATCATCGtaccaaatcgtgaatggggCGGAGAAGGCTTGCTAGGCTGTGGAGTCGGGTATGGGCTGTTGCATCGTATTCCAAAACCGCAAGACCTGCCCAAGGTACCGCCAGAAATGTCGTCGCACGATGACCAAGAGCCACCGAATTCCGAGGACCAATTGAAAACGCCACGCATCGGCGGTCCTCCTTCTGCATTCGCAACACCGACCGGTACTTCGCGCTTTGATGAAGACGAATTCAGTACACCGCTCGCTAACCCTTTGAGCGCAAATCCAAGAGCAGCGGCTTCAAACGGATTCCAAGGCCGCCAACTGTACGGCGACAGTCACGAACAAGATGAattggacgacgacgaccaagactACGAAGCCAATCGATCCGGTGTCACTGTCAGCATGCGGCGTGAAgaagaccaagaccaaggcgACATCACAGATTTCGCATGA
- a CDS encoding uncharacterized protein (related to CHK1 - Serine/threonine kinase) — MSHIKQSGQTALRQPVAKSSQLTTRSQKPDLNLPQYGRPQKGDVHRVLQPLSMRNDAKHSENARAHQKVAVTALAPESTNILKRSLSKLRIKDATSPDRRKTAQAKRQPLVPASKIPQAAPPPTSTRVLGARSDQSAFVLHKVATSETKENDGFRQTKAQHAVHKERSGLKPIGYPTNHQRSPTADVKSAEVRKKAMQLGIFKISEADLKERYQFLNEIGAGEWGSVWDVEALRPLEHLPSSAYRSLQVAKLTGSNTYTIDNTPNFRPLAVKLCKRETKYSSAARTQRLWNEFKILRMLMDQLPRSEKVNADSPNGRVRNNRTGWHPNVVNFYEFLLTPTLAMLVMPKFDEPMKVCLGETLCLNFFEQLLSALHWLHEHHVCHNDIKVDNLGVTYDTSGLGRDVVTLFDFGFAHRYDPLKKDAFMSRDVWGTPEYLSPERCRATLHDERKADMWALGITFFEMLTGRTPFEHHDEKFDSSEKFEVYYTRAERGTWLGEWDLSADMENLIRKMLRHDPQERVNAAGALLDPLFDPQNGRQRDSFDDFLQISYEDAHRHCTLEEAQPEKFANVLQPQPELDDSDSLFEDLVQQENHTIIEHNTGESEHEDLLASPGISRAAVATRCSRVPPSPSLSQVGMDSRLTDLMCMSPPWRGPQPPREGTPIPSARRNLTLPDNLVEELEKGQDESDSSVSNHSPVAITKASRTSVSRPVKIVSPTKQSPFRLRLGQQLQAFQTRRPNGEQMASTPVSADAVVEQKPVAAALCPTSLPPVNQEKPRLMSLRTELGSRGNVVASLAKKFDATNFLARPPPHVPVLTAGNGLGLTIPGAPLAKTGPSHRRSKSNTLACSKQHRVARHSVRRSTGSFVPSPEEALPRCARRLFGPDEPVLQQTAEADNITDVGSAQSDTKGAGGRVVHEPGIKSNGARTPALHAVLAGDQNRCVNTSLVNRDTPHTTSCNSPTTPAVGEEVIFKKLKKMASLAGLLSRMIDETKSTILSPEKSAVKTPLAKRGSNSTDSTSDLEISPGLLHTPEVVDGRTNKAELDEEDAGNVSLVSAAFSLDLSGSARRSSPGVSGREETGEKACQEEEGEQVSIQGRHTSVKSSGAASDRALSMTPSAAQVETMYSSFLLSQHVCKSGSGFLSPAQPASGSTASIAASSVKTKHRSLAALFSPSTSNVAALQNLLLDAGVSPGTHATNGGVVDRQRSVAKSGKLTRLFRKQS, encoded by the exons ATGTCTCACATCAAGCAGTCTGGTCAGACGGCCTTAAGACAGCCGGTCGCCAAGTCGTCGCAGCTGACGACACGATCTCAAAAGCCTGACCTGAATTTGCCTCAGTATGGACGTCCTCAGAAGGGTGATGTACACAGAGTCCTTCAGCCCTTATCGATGCGTAACGATGCTAAGCATAGTGAAAATGCAAGAGCTCACCAGAAAGTTGCAGTCACCGCCCTAGCCCCAGAGTCGACTAACATCCTCAAACGCTCTCTCTCCAAGCTACGGATCAAGGATGCCACCTCACCTGATCGGCGAAAGACCGCACAAGCCAAGCGGCAACCTTTGGTGCCCGCTTCCAAGATTCCGCAAGCAGCCCCTCCTCCAACATCGACACGCGTATTGGGTGCTCGTTCCGATCAATCGGCTTTTGTCTTGCACAAAGTTGCCACATCCGAGACGAAAGAGAATGACGGCTTTCGACAGACAAAGGCTCAACATGCAGTCCACAAAGAGAGGAGTGGACTTAAGCCTATCGGATATCCCACCAACCATCAGCGAAGCCCGACTGCCGACGTAAAGTCAGCAGAAGTCAGAAAAAAAGCCATGCAGCTTGGCATCTTCAAGATCAGCGAAGCCGACTTGAAGGAGCGCTATCAATTCCTCAACGAAATCG GCGCTGGCGAATGGGGTAGTGTCTGGGATGTGGAAGCCCTTCGACCCCTCGAACATCTGCCTTCTTCCGCGTATCGCTCTCTTCAGGTCGCTAAACTCACAGGCTCTAACACCTACACGATCGACAACACGCCCAACTTTCGCCCCCTTGCCGTCAAACTCTGCAAACGAGAGACAAAGTATTCGTCAGCAGCCCGAACTCAGCGTCTCTGGAACGAGTTCAAAATCCTACGCATGTTGATGGACCAGCTCCCTCGCTCTGAAAAGGTCAACGCTGACAGTCCTAACGGCCGTGTGCGAAACAATCGTACCGGATGGCATCCGAACGTTGTCAACTTCTACGAATTCCTCCTCACACCCACCTTGGCCATGCTCGTCATGCCCAAATTCGACGAGCCGATGAAGGTCTGTCTGGGTGAGACCCTGTGCCTCAACTTCTTTGAGCAGCTCCTCTCGGCCCTTCACTGGCTGCACGAGCATCATGTCTGCCACAACGATATCAAGGTCGACAATCTTGGCGTCACCTATGACACCTCGGGACTTGGACGAGACGTGGTCACCCTCTTTGATTTCGGTTTCGCCCATCGATACGATCCTCTCAAGAAAGACGCCTTCATGTCTAGAGATGTGTGGGGCACACCCGAGTATCTCTCACCCGAGCGATGTCGCGCAACGTTGCACGATGAGAGAAAGGCTGACATGTGGGCGCTGGGTATCACGTTCTTCGAGATGCTCACTGGCCGAACTCCTTTCGAGCATCACGATGAAAAGTtcgacagcagcgaaaAATTTGAGGTCTACTACACACGTGCCGAACGTGGTACTTGGCTTGGAGAGTGGGACCTGTCAGCTGATATGGAGAATCTCATCCGCAAAATGCTTCGCCATGATCCTCAGGAGCGAGTAAATGCTGCTGGGGCTCTTCTTGATCCACTATTTGACCCTCAAAATGGAAGGCAGCGCGATTCGTTCGACGACTTTCTTCAGATCTCTTACGAAGATGCACACAGACATTGCACTCTGGAAGAAGCACAACCCGAGAAATTTGCCAACGTgctgcagccacagccGGAGCTTGACGATAGCGACTCCTTGTTTGAAGACCTCGTCCAACAAGAAAATCACACCATTATCGAGCACAATACCGGTGAGAGCGAGCACGAGGATCTCCTTGCTTCACCCGGCATCTCACGCGCTGCGGTTGCCACGCGTTGCTCACGGGTCCCACCCTCTCCGTCTCTCTCGCAGGTTGGTATGGACTCTCGTCTCACCGACCTCATGTGCATGAGCCCACCTTGGAGAGGTCCACAGCCGCCACGTGAAGGCACGCCCATCCCATCTGCTAGACGAAACCTTACTCTACCCGACAACTTGGTAGAAGAGCTCGAAAAAGGGCAAGATGAAAGCGATAGTTCGGTGAGCAATCACTCTCCcgtcgccatcaccaaGGCTTCCCGCACCAGTGTTTCCAGGCCGGTAAAGATCGTATCACCGACCAAGCAGTCGCCATTTCGACTTCGCTTGGGACAACAGCTGCAGGCATTTCAAACCAGGCGTCCAAATGGTGAGCAGATGGCGTCGACACCTGTCTCTGCCGATGCTGTAGTTGAGCAAAAgcctgtcgctgctgccttgtGCCCAACATCTTTGCCTCCTGTGAATCAGGAGAAGCCCAGGTTGATGTCGCTTCGCACCGAGCTCGGCTCTCGTGGCAACGTGGTAGcgtcgctcgccaagaagtTCGATGCGACCAACTTCCTTGCGCGACCACCTCCGCACGTCCCTGTCTTGACGGCAGGCAACGGTCTTGGGCTGACCATTCCCGGTGCACCTCTGGCAAAGACCGGTCCCAGTCACCGAAGATCCAAGTCGAACACGCTGGCATGTTCAAAGCAGCACAGAGTTGCTAGACACTCTGTCCGCCGATCTACTGGCTCTTTTGTTCCTTCACCCGAAGAAGCGCTGCCTCGATGTGCTCGCCGACTTTTCGGTCCCGACGAGCCAGTACTGCAACAGACTGCTGAAGCTGACAACATCACTGATGTTGGCTCTGCTCAGTCAGACACAAAGGGTGCTGGCGGACGTGTTGTTCACGAGCCCGGCATTAAATCCAACGGAGCGCGCACACCGGCGCTCCACGCCGTCCTTGCGGGTGATCAAAACCGTTGCGTCAACACCAGCTTGGTGAATCGCGACACACCACACACCACCTCTTGCAACTCTCCAACCACCCCAGCCGTCGGCGAAGAGGTAATCttcaagaagctcaagaaAATGGCCAGCCTGGCTGGTCTGCTGAGCAGGATGATCGACGAAACGAAATCCACGATTCTCAGTCCGGAGAAGTCAGCCGTGAAGACACCTCTTGCAAAGAGAGGTTCTAACTCGACCGACAGTACGTCTGACCTAGAAATCTCACCGGGATTGTTACATACGCCAGAGGTGGTCGATGGACGTACGAACAAGGCGGAACttgacgaggaagatgcaGGGAATGTATCGTTGGTCTCGGCCGCATTTTCGTTAGATCTTAGCGGAAGTGCGAGACGCAGCTCGCCAGGTGTGTCTGGACGTGAAGAAACAGGCGAAAAGGCTTGCCAGGAGGAAGAGGGTGAGCAGGTGTCTATTCAAGGTCGCCACACGAGCGTGAAATCCTCTGGCGCAGCTTCCGATCGAGCACTATCGATGACACCTAGTGCAGCACAGGTGGAAACCATGTATTCATCGTTCTTGCTCAGTCAGCATGTCTGCAAGTCAGGCTCGGGCTTCCTGTCCCCAGCACAACCGGCGTCCGGTTCCACTGCATCTATCGCCGCATCTTCAGTGAAAACCAAACATCGCTCGCTGGCAGCTCTCTTTTCGCCTAGCACAAGCAACGTCGCTGCACTGCAGAATCTGTTACTCGACGCAGGTGTTTCGCCCGGTACGCACGCGACCAATGGCGGTGTGGTAGACCGCCAAAGGAGCGTTGCTAAAAGCGGAAAGCTCACCCGACTTTTTCGCAAGCAATCCTAG
- a CDS encoding 4-aminobutyrate aminotransferase: MISSKATSAARACARTSRVMQQQQRRLLATVVSSSSLFPGEPSSPHVVTSQIPGPKSKELSDRIGTFQENRTHGFVVDYAKSQGNWIADADGNVLLDMFAQIASIAIGYNNPDLLALAKTDEFITATMNRAALGSFPPTNWQELVETSFGTVKPDGLNNIFTAMCGSCANENAFKASFMAYRARERGEKAEFTPEEMSSCMKNQSPGSPDLSILSFTSAFHGRLFGSLSATRSKAIHKLDIPSFNWPVVEWPDVKYPFAQNSRENAEAEKVALAAVEEAIVSSKKTGSSYGPVAALIVEPIQSEGGDNHASPAFFQGLRDVTKKHGVFMIVDEVQTGVGATGAFWAHSKWNLTSPPDFVTFSKKMQAAGFYHNIETRPSLPYRNYNTWMGDPARTLQARQIIRTIQDHNLIQKTDKVGNYIYEKLFDLIENGAGRGKIEKLRGENAGTFLAFDGRTAKVRDQLIMEMRKLGVHMGGCGDKALRLRPMLVFEQKHADIFLDKLETALGQL, encoded by the coding sequence ATGATTTCCTCCAAGGCCACCTCGGCAGCGCGAGCATGCGCTCGCACTTCGCGAGTgatgcaacagcagcaacgacgattGCTTGCTACTGTTGTttcgtcctcttcgctCTTCCCTGGCGAGCCTTCGTCACCGCACGTTGTCACCTCACAGATTCCAGGCCCCAAGTCGAAGGAACTCAGCGACCGTATCGGCACGTTCCAGGAGAATCGGACGCACGGCTTTGTGGTCGACTATGCCAAATCGCAGGGCAACTGGATCGCTGATGCGGACGGTAACGTGCTCCTCGACATGTTTGCTCAGATCGCCTCGATTGCCATTGGCTACAACAACCCAGACCTCctcgcgctcgccaagaccGACGAGTTTATCACTGCCACCATGAACCGTGCAGCTCTGGGCTCCTTCCCTCCTACTAACTGGCAGGAGCTCGTCGAAACCAGCTTCGGCACCGTTAAGCCAGACGGTCTCAACAACATCTTTACGGCCATGTGCGGCAGCTGTGCCAATGAGAATGCCTTTAAAGCCTCATTCATGGCCTACCGAGCTCGCGAGAGGGGAGAGAAGGCTGAGTTCACGCCTGAAGAGATGTCCAGTTGCATGAAGAATCAATCGCCCGGATCGCCTGATCTTTCGATTCTCAGTTTCACGAGCGCCTTCCACGGTCGACTGTTTGGCTCGCTCTCGGCAACACGTTCCAAAGCTATTCACAAACTCGACATCCCTTCGTTCAACTGGCCCGTTGTCGAATGGCCTGATGTCAAGTATCCCTTCGCGCAAAACTCTCGTGAGAACGCCGAAGCCGAAAAGGTGGCACTTGCTGCTGTAGAAGAGGCCATCGTCAGTTCTAAGAAGACCGGTTCCTCTTATGGCCCGGTCGCCGCACTCATCGTCGAGCCCATCCAGTCGGAAGGTGGAGACAACCATGCTTCGCCTGCCTTCTTCCAAGGTCTGCGTGATGTCACCAAGAAGCACGGCGTTTTTATGATTGTCGACGAGGTCCAAACCGGTGTCGGAGCTACGGGTGCCTTCTGGGCGCACAGCAAGTGGAACCTCACCAGCCCGCCAGACTTTGTCACCTTTTCCAAAAAGATGCAGGCGGCCGGTTTCTACCATAACATTGAAACGCGACCTTCTCTGCCGTACCGAAACTACAACACCTGGATGGGTGACCCAGCGCGAACCCTGCAGGCTCGACAGATTATCCGCACCATCCAAGACCACAACTTGATCCAAAAGACCGACAAAGTGGGCAACTACATCTACGAAAAGCTCTTCGACCTTATCGAGAACGGCGCTGGCAGGggcaagatcgagaagcTACGCGGTGAAAACGCCGGCACTTTCCTCGCGTTTGACGGCAGAACCGCGAAAGTGAGGGATCAGCTGATCATGGAGATGAGGAAGCTCGGTGTTCACATGGGTGGTTGCGGTGACAAGGCACTCAGGTTGAGGCCCATGCTCGTGTTTGAGCAGAAGCATGCCGACATCTTCCTGGACAAGCTTGAGACGGCTTTGGGCCAGCTCTAG
- a CDS encoding E1 ubiquitin-activating protein AOS1 (related to AOS1 - Smt3p activating protein) encodes MEATCADAAASTAPLDPSDQTSPTNATANGNSVTEDEAALYDRQIRLWGLAAQTRLRCAHILILGWNGIATEILKNTVLSGIGSITILDPTCIDGSVDLLSGFFFRDEEVGQPKCSQGPLGRVRALNPLVKVNGIADMASYTKLMQGGKEAQAWIMERGVDVVVAGTPLPEESGVAHVGSRASLVKLNETTRSAGVKFFFSATCGFGGFYFADQITHDYLLEKAAPPPTANSTTSTDTSETQRVKKRQNFVPLSSSLATKWHLSERQQRRTRIPLDWFIWLALTDLETRLAPDSALTTLSSAALKERTEALIREKGLVPNVILANHEDSVFDIVAAQGAMGVTLSPVAAVVGGILSQDILNSIGGREEPVVNWLFLNMDASGATTVHRIGELPSAVVVD; translated from the coding sequence ATGGAGGCGACTTGCGctgacgcagcagcttcaacAGCACCGCTTGATCCATCCGATCAGACATCTCCTACGAACGCTACCGCTAACGGCAATTCGGTTACTGAAGACGAAGCTGCACTCTATGATCGACAAATTCGACTGTGGGGTCTTGCCGCGCAAACGCGTCTTCGATGCGCGCACATCCTTATCCTCGGTTGGAACGGTATTGCGACCGAGATCCTCAAAAACACTGTTCTCTCAGGAATCGGTagcatcaccatcctcgacccCACTTGTATCGATGGGTCGGTCGACTTACTCTCTGGGTTCTTCTTTCGTGATGAAGAGGTAGGGCAGCCAAAGTGCAGTCAGGGACCTTTGGGACGCGTACGCGCGCTGAATCCGCTTGTCAAAGTGAATGGGATCGCTGACATGGCTAGCTATACCAAGCTGATGCAAGGAGGCAAGGAAGCACAGGCTTGGATCATGGAGCGTGGGGTTGACGTTGTCGTTGCTGGTACACCGTTGCCTGAAGAATCGGGTGTTGCGCATGTTGGATCACGAGCGAGTCTTGTCAAACTCAACGAGACGACGCGGTCGGCAGGTGTCAAGTTCTTCTTTTCTGCAACGTGCGGTTTTGGTGGATTCTACTTTGCCGACCAGATCACCCACGACTACCTACTTGAAAAAGCCGCTCCGCCACCCACAGCCAACTCTACAACGTCGACCGATACTTCGGAAACACAACGTGTGAAGAAACGACAGAACTTCGTCCCACTCTCATCATCGCTCGCAACCAAGTGGCATTTGTCGGAacgacagcagcgtcgtACACGTATTCCGCTGGATTGGTTCATTTGGCTGGCGCTTACCGATCTCGAAACGCGTCTTGCCCCCGATTCCGCCTTGACCACCCTTagctctgctgcgctcaAGGAGCGTACAGAGGCATTGATTCGAGAGAAGGGCCTTGTCCCAAATGTGATCCTCGCGAACCACGAAGATTCTGTATTCGACATTGTAGCAGCGCAAGGCGCAATGGGTGTCACATTGTCACCCGTAGCAGCGGTCGTGGGCGGGATATTGAGTCAGGACATCCTCAATAGCATCGGGGGGAGGGAGGAACCAGTCGTCAATTGGTTGTTCTTGAACATGGACGCCTCAGGCGCTACCACGGTTCATAGGATCGGAGAGCTGCCAAGCGCAGTGGTCGTCGATTGA